One segment of Strix aluco isolate bStrAlu1 chromosome 4, bStrAlu1.hap1, whole genome shotgun sequence DNA contains the following:
- the CGRRF1 gene encoding cell growth regulator with RING finger domain protein 1 isoform X1, protein MAAVFLVTLYEYSPLFYITVVFVCFLVTSGLVLGWFGLGVPVILRNSEETESSTRVLKKRMRQVKNPFGLEIPHPATASVTKGITLTPDCLEDCILTCYWGCSVQKLHEALQKHVYCFRIKTPQALEDALYSEYLYRQQYFIKKNDKEEKYCQLPEDAQVVDFGPVPRSRYPLIALLTLADEEDREIYDIISMVAVIHIPDESYRLSCRILYQYLLLAQGQYHDLKQLFMSANSTAPSSSDTSPGESSTDRSLLEKAGLAEDEPELHEENSKDCVVCQNGTVNWVLLPCRHACLCDGCIKYFQQCPMCRQFVQESFPLCSKKEQDEDESTHILQDVLPGRVF, encoded by the exons ATGGCCGCCGTGTTTCTCGTCACGCTTTACGAATACTCGCCGCTCTTTTACATCACCGTGGTGTTCGTCTGCTTCCTCGTCACCAGCGGCCTGGTGCTGGGCTG GTTTGGGTTGGGTGTTCCTGTTATTCTGAGAAACTCAGAAGAAACAGAATCCAGCACAAGAGTATTGAAAAAGCGAATGAGACAAGTGAAGAATCCTTTTGGGTTAGAAATCCCTCATCCTGCTACAGCTTCGGTAACAA AGGGTATAACATTGACACCAGATTGTCTGGAAGACTGTATTCTTACATGCTACTGGGGCTGCAGTGTTCAAAAACTCCACGAAGCGTTGCAGAAACATGTCTACTGCTTCAGAATAAAGACCCCTCAGGCGTTAGAGGATGCTCTGTACAGCGAATACCTCTATCGACAACAGTACTt cattaaaaaaaatgacaaggaagaaaaatattgtcaGTTACCAGAAGATGCTCAAGTTGTCGATTTTGGCCCAGTGCCTAGATCTCGCTATCCGTTGATAGCATTGTTGACGTTAGCTgatgaggaagacagagaaatctATGATATT attTCAATGGTGGCTGTAATTCACATTCCTGATGAGAGCTACAGACTTTCCTGCAGAATACTGTATCAGTATCTACTTCTAGCTCAAGGTCAATACCATGATCTGAAG CAGCTCTTCATGTCTGCAAATAGTACTGCACCATCTTCAAGCGATACGTCTCCTGGTGAGAGCAGCACTGACAGAAGCTTGCTAGAAAAGGCTGGACTGGCTGAAGATGAACCAGAATTGcatgaagaaaacagtaaagacTGTGTTGTTTGCCAGAATGGCACAGTGAACTGGGTACTCCTACCCTGCAGGCACGCGTGCTTGTGTGATGGCTGCATTAAGTATTTCCAGCAGTGTCCAATGTGTAGGCAGTTTGTTCAAGAATCTTTTCCACTTTGCAGTAAAAAGGAGCAAGATGAAGATGAATCAACCCATATCTTGCAAGATGTTCTTCCTGGAAGAGTTTTTTAA
- the CGRRF1 gene encoding cell growth regulator with RING finger domain protein 1 isoform X2 gives MAAVFLVTLYEYSPLFYITVVFVCFLVTSGLVLGWFGLGVPVILRNSEETESSTRVLKKRMRQVKNPFGLEIPHPATASVTKGITLTPDCLEDCILTCYWGCSVQKLHEALQKHVYCFRIKTPQALEDALYSEYLYRQQYFIKKNDKEEKYCQLPEDAQVVDFGPVPRSRYPLIALLTLADEEDREIYDIISMVAVIHIPDESYRLSCRILYQYLLLAQGQYHDLKNICYLLASLSDQPFLLYCPSTGEASEETFFFISLYCNTRTRLGVSLAHVFRS, from the exons ATGGCCGCCGTGTTTCTCGTCACGCTTTACGAATACTCGCCGCTCTTTTACATCACCGTGGTGTTCGTCTGCTTCCTCGTCACCAGCGGCCTGGTGCTGGGCTG GTTTGGGTTGGGTGTTCCTGTTATTCTGAGAAACTCAGAAGAAACAGAATCCAGCACAAGAGTATTGAAAAAGCGAATGAGACAAGTGAAGAATCCTTTTGGGTTAGAAATCCCTCATCCTGCTACAGCTTCGGTAACAA AGGGTATAACATTGACACCAGATTGTCTGGAAGACTGTATTCTTACATGCTACTGGGGCTGCAGTGTTCAAAAACTCCACGAAGCGTTGCAGAAACATGTCTACTGCTTCAGAATAAAGACCCCTCAGGCGTTAGAGGATGCTCTGTACAGCGAATACCTCTATCGACAACAGTACTt cattaaaaaaaatgacaaggaagaaaaatattgtcaGTTACCAGAAGATGCTCAAGTTGTCGATTTTGGCCCAGTGCCTAGATCTCGCTATCCGTTGATAGCATTGTTGACGTTAGCTgatgaggaagacagagaaatctATGATATT attTCAATGGTGGCTGTAATTCACATTCCTGATGAGAGCTACAGACTTTCCTGCAGAATACTGTATCAGTATCTACTTCTAGCTCAAGGTCAATACCATGATCTGAAG AACATTTGTTACCTCCTTGCTAGTCTCTCAGACCAGCCCTTTCTCCTATACTGCCCTTCAACTGGGGAAGCctcagaagaaactttttttttcatttctttgtactGCAATACACGCACAAGATTAGGAGTCAGCCTAGCACATGTTTTTAGAAGTTAA
- the GMFB gene encoding glia maturation factor beta — translation MSESLVVCDVAEDLVEKLRKFRFRKETNNAAIIMKIDKDKQLVVLDEEHEGISPDELKDELPERQPRFIVYSYKYQHDDGRVSYPLCFIFSSPVGCKPEQQMMYAGSKNKLVQTAELTKVFEIRNTEDLTEEWLREKLGFFH, via the exons ATG AGTGAATCTCTGGTGGTTTGTGATGTTGCTGAAGACCTGGTGGAGAAACTGAGAAAATTCCGGTTTCGTAAAGAAACCAACAATGCTGCCATTATAA TGAAAATCGACAAGGATAAGCAGTTGGTGGTACTGGATGAGGAGCATGAG GGTATTTCTCCTGATGAGCTAAAAGATGAGCTGCCTGAGAGACAACCTCG atttattgtgTATAGTTACAAGTATCAGCACGATGATGGAAGAGTTTCTTATCCATTGTGCTTTATCTTCTCCAGTCCAGTTG GATGTAAACCTGAACAGCAGATGATGTATGCTGGAAGCAAGAATAAACTTGTACAGACAGCTGAACTCACTAAG GTATTTGAAATAAGAAATACGGAAGACCTAACTGAAGAATGGCTGCGTGAGAAACTGGGCTTCTTCCATTAA